The Setaria viridis chromosome 9, Setaria_viridis_v4.0, whole genome shotgun sequence sequence ATGGACTCCGACATCCTCGCCGGCTTCGACCGCGCCGTGGCCGATGGCGTCGACGTCATCTCCGTctcgatcggcggcggcggcggcgtgacggcgcCGTTCTACCTCGACCCGATCGCGATCGGCGCGTACGGCGCCGTCTCGCGGGGAGTGTTCGTGGCCACCTCCGCCGGAAACGAGGGGCCAACCTCCATGTCCGTGACCAACGTCGCGCCGTGGCTCGCCACCGTGGGCGCCGGCACCATCGACCGCAACTTCCCCGCTGAAATCGTGCTCGGCGACGGCAGACGCTTGTCAGGTGTGTCACTGTACTCCGGCAAGCCTCTGACCAATTCGTCGTTGCCGTTGTACTACCCCGGCAGGACAGGCGGGCTGTCCGCTTCGATGTGCATGGAGAACTCCATCGACCCGTCACTGGTGAAAGGCAAGATCGTCGTCTGCGACCGCGGCAGCAGCCCGCGCGTGGCCAAGGGAATGGTCGTCAAGGAAGCCGGTGGCGCGGCGATGGTTCTGACTAATGGAGAGGCCAACGGCGAAGGCCTGGTCGGAGACGCCCATGTCCTCCCTGCTTGCGCGGTGGGGGAGAAGGAGGGCGACGCGCTCAAGGCCTATGCTGCAAACGCCTCCAATCCGTCTGCAACAATTAGCTTCGGGGGCACGGTCGTCGGCGTCAAGCCGGCGCCCGTGGTGGCGTCGTTCTCGGCGCGTGGACCCAACGGACTCGTCCCGGAGATCCTCAAGCCGGACTTCATCGCCCCGGGCGTTAACATCCTCGCGGCGTGGACGGGCGCCACGGGCCCGACCGGCCTGGAAGGTGACACCCGCCGCACGGAGTTCAACATCCTGTCGGGAACGTCCATGGCGTGCCCGCACGcgagcggcgccgcggcgctgctCCGGTCCGCGCACCCCGGGTGGTCGCCAGCGGCGATACGCTCCGCGCTGATGACCACGGCCGTCGTGAACGACAACCGCGGCGGGCCCGTGGGCGACGAGGCCGAGCCCGGGCGCGCCGCGACGCCGTTCGACTACGGCGCGGGGCACATCACGCTCGGCAAGGCCCTGGACCCCGGCCTGGTCTACgacgccggggaggaggacTACGTCGCGTTCATGTGCAGCATCGGGTACGAGCCGAACGCGATCGAGGTGGTGACGCACAAGCCCGTGTCGTGCCCCCCGTCGACGGGCAACGCCGCCTCGGGCTCCGACCTCAACTACCCGTCCATTTCCGTGGTGCTCCGCGGCGGCAACCAGTCGAGGACGGTGACCCGCACGGCCACCAACGTCGGCGCCCAGGCGTCCGCGACGTACACGGCGCGCGTGCAGATGGCGGCTGGCAGCGGCGTGTCCGTGTCCGCGAAGCCGGAGAAGCTCGTCTTCTCGCCGGGCGTCAAGAAGCAGAGCTTCACGGTGACGGTGACCGCGCCGTCCGCCCCGGGAACCGCGGCGCCCGTGTACGGGTACCTCGTCTGGTcggacggcggcgggcacgACGTGCGGAGCCCCATCGTGGTGACGTGGCTGCAGCCCATTTGACTGCCAAGTGGGGACGCTGCCACGTCTCGTGGAGTGGGCCCCGGAGCTGCCGATAAGGTGGCGGGCAGCAGGAGTCAAGAGGCGCAGTGGGCCAGTAACGGTAAAGTCGTGCGGTCGGGACTTGGCCATTAAAGCTGGGCATGGGACGGACCTACTTTAATTGGGTGGGGTCATGCACGCTCGCTCTGCAGAGATTGATTAACCGTGGGGCATGCTGTAACACGGTAAACAGTATGGGGGTATACTGAAGTGACAGTGGTGTGTGAAAACTATCGAGCCGGGGTGATTTTCTGCCTGGTGTTTTTACCTGCCTGTTCGTTTCCGGAGGCTACAGTACGTGCTTGCCACTGGTGGACAGTGGCAACGGAAAGTGATGGAGAAACAAGACAAAGCTACGAAATATTTGTGCCATTAGCTTGGGTATTTGTATGTGGATTATCTGAAGTAATTTACTGTCTAGTCGCATTCTCTCCGGCTAAACCTAGTCGAAGTTTTGTCTGTTCGTGGAGCATTTTCTTGTCATCTTTTCTCAGAACCTGCAGGTTTTGCTGTATGCTGTCGGGCATTTTGATGGATGGGCCATGGGTGCATATACAGGACCTCGTGACCTGATAAAGTTCGTTGGATGTTCATATACAAATGGGTGGGTCCGGCTCGGTATTCGGCGCCTTTTGGGTCATTTTCCACAAGCGCTTTGCCCGGCAGCGGCGACAACGAGGAAAGCAGGGATGGCTATGGCTTGATGCTTCTCGAGCAGGACAGCAGGAGGCGCTCAAATAAAGAAAACTCCATCATGCCGCGTACCTGAATGCCAATCCTTTGTCCCtttaggtagtgtttggttctgtggtcgaagtgggttgggttggagccgacccacttcAACTCATGTTTGGTTGGAAAGGGTGGGGGTTAGGTCCAACCCATTAGAGGAATATTCCTCGTAGATTCGGGTTCATCCGATTCCTCAAAAAACAAGGAATCACCCCGACCCACTTGAACGACGTCCGCGTCCGTTTCTTCTCGCGCTCGTCTAGCCGCGCACCCGACGGCACCCTccgcccgcccgtcgccggTGCCGCCCTCCACTCGTGccgctctccgccgccaccctccactcgcgccgctcgcccgacgccggcgccacccTCCGCCGGCCCGACGCCagtgccgccctccgccgccgccttccagtcgcgccgccctccgcccgcccgacgccggcgccgccctccgcccgcccgccgccctccgcccgcccgacgccggcgccgccctccgcccgcctGATGCCGACGCGACGGGGAAGTGCGCCGGGCGAGCTcgagccccgccgcggccggacGAGCTCGGTGGGGAAGGAGGACCTCCGGTGGTGGGGATGAGGTGGCGCAGGGGGGCGGACTGCCGGCGGCAGGGAGGAGGACCGCCAGCGCGAGCTACCCTCGGTGGGGAAGGACTTGCGGGGAAgtagatggaagaagatggaaggttaggaaaaaaaagagagaggttgacaggtgggccccatggctgacaggtggggtacacaactaacggtgttaaacaGATACCCATCCTAACCCACTCAACCAGctcaatcaaacaaaaaattgggtccaacccatccctccaatcaaacaagagatgggtcggctccaacccagaaaagtgggtcggctccaacctagaaaagtgggtcggctccaacccaacccacatggTTCCAAAACCAAACGGACCCTTAGAGTCCTCTTATTCAATGCTCTCTTATTTCGATGTAAAATACAAGGACTATATTTTTCTTACTAAAATCTAAAAAGGACAAAATATGAGATAATTTCATAGATATTGATTAATTGGTGATTAGAGTTTACTAACTTTGATTAGTCCATATCTAACCTGTTAATTTTAGCATCCCTATTTTAGCCCATGTAAACGGAGCCTAAGGGCACATACAAAGGGTGACTAGGAGCTGTCTAGGAGCCGGTTTATTTGCAAAAACACCCCGTGAAGGCCAACAGACGGCTGCCCCATCATCTTGCGAGGCGACGATCCGAAAGGAGGCAGTAAAAGATCAAAAGGAAGCAAAAAGGTATGAAGCTGAAGCTAGGATGTTTGAGACCTATAACCGTCTTCTCTCGCAAGATGTAGGACTAATGTCTAACGAAGAAAAGGCTGATCATATAGCAACAATGAAGGCTTTGAAGAAGAAATTATTTGCTGAATTTAATTAAGGTATGCTTTAATTGCTCTGAAACATGATATGTAGTTATCCTTCTGAAACCTCCTACAAAACATGATTAGAATAAGTTCAGACTGATCATCTAAATGTATGTTAAGTTCAGTGATGCTTTTTCTAAATATCCTCTGATAAAGTATTTATTAAGGTGAACATATGGTTATTCATGTAGACAAAATCCTGGAGATGCTCTGGATGGCAGCTTCAACTTCCTAGATATTTGATCTATCATGCTATGAACCCATGGTGTAAAGGTCTATCTAAATATTTGGACTCTGTTCATTATGCTAGTTCAATTTATACTACAATTGGTCAGCTGAAGGGGTTTAATGTTATTTTTAGTCAGCTCGTGTTGTGTTTCCTGTTTGGTTGTGTCACCATGATAACAGAGACTTCAAATATCATTTATATCTATGTTTCTAAAAGATAGTGTAACCACGATCATCTAATTTATACTtgatctttcttcttttcaatGAGCAACATAATACACAAGTCTTATTTACGATTGATCGTGGCTAGATGCGGGTAGACAACCAAATAGACAACTTAAAAGACAAAGCATTATACAAGCTGTCAGTTTTACTATCTATATATGACTTACATACGGCAGCCGTCTAAACTGTTGAATGTTGTCGTGCTGTCTTGACAGTGACGCCAACGAAAGAACTCTCCACTAAAATCGTGCGGCTTGGCAAGTCACTAGAGCACTCCATTTACTTAACCCGAGCCTTTCCCGTTGTCCATTAGGGAATAGTGCAGCAGGCAACCTCACAAATCACAATAATACCTTTTCCCTGCTTTATAATCATAGCCTCTTTACTTCAGAGTTAACAACGTATGATGAGTGTTCCCACTTTTTCGCCTTGCCAGTTCAATTCTTTTTTTGCCCTTTATTTTTGTTAAAGTAAAAACCGGAGACAGTAGAATAGCCGAATGAATCGGTAGTTTTCCATTGATCTGATACTTTGAATATATATAGGAGGAAGCGTCGCTTCCAAATCGGCGTCGTGGGCGCGCGAACAGCAACCGCTCGCGAGGAGCGTCAGGGGTGCGTTGTGAGGAGTCAACTGCCGTTGACATCGTGGATCCAGGATGAGATCACCCTTGAACTTTTAATTGTAACAATTTTTAGCAGGATAAACTATGGAGCATCAATTTTCCGATAAAATGATGAAGCTGGAGGTCAGTGACCCCGGAAGCTTGAGTACCACATAATGTGGGCGTTAAAGGTGCCTATGGGCTTCCGAACATGTTGGGCTCTATGGGCATTGCTTCTGAGAGCCCATCTACCCATGTTGGGTTTCTTAAGAAAATGTTTGCTTTCTTGGGAAGGCTTGGTGTAAAGTGATGGATTAGTTCCTGTAGATAATTGTGTATATGGCCTGTGAATGGGATGTGTCAGTTGATATAGTGCAATTAAAAATGGCTGACGCTGTGAAACAGATTTGCAGGGCACTTGATAAGCATATATCTTCTGTTAACATTTTTTCTTAATACCGGATGTTATCTGTTCATTGGAGTGCTAGAAGTGAAATCTAAATTGAAATACACCGATCCTGAGAACCACCTGTGCAAACTCCATGCTTTAGCTCTCTGTATTTTTGTTACTTCTATTGTTTGTACAAACATCCATGCTAATATCTTATATTAGCAAAAGAGATCTACTTTCAGTAATTCTTTGCCACGCGTAAAAACCACAATTACGAGTGGTGCAACATAGAATGCACGCAGTCAAGCTATTCCTACTTCAATTTTCATTCGCCAAATCAATAAAAAATGTCATGAGCGATTTGTCCTTGAAAAAGGTAACATATCagtttttaaatattataacatCTGTTTCTTTTTATATGGCGCATTAGGATTTTGAGAAGTCTATATAGAAACATAGTTTGATTATTAATTCATATTATAATATAATGCAGTAAGGTTCattgtggtggaacctgccTACCAGGGTTTGAGTTCTTGACTTAACATTGGTGCTCGTATTTTCCTagatttatttcaggatttaatTGGTACTATTTTTTAGTGGTAGGCGACATGCCCATCGATAGCAAGGTGCCGATGCTGACTTTGTTAATCTCGAGTATCTACTGACTCAGTCTCTCGGATGTGATCATTGGGAGTGATATTGCATGCGTATATTCATAGGGTTAATTGTGCGTGCGTTTATGTAAGCGTTTGCGTATGTACTTTATTGTGCAAAAAAAGATCAATGAAATACATGCAACTTTTCTTCACTAAGCATGCATATAGTTTCACTAATTGTTAGTCAAGATGTATGAAGTTTGTCCTTTTGAAATCCTAATGTGTTCtatatgaaaagaaaaatgtggCAAGTGTCTATTTTAGAGACCTATTCAAAAAGCAACACTTGTTTGCGGAGTTGAGAGCAACCATTTTAAAGTTTTGGAGAGTCTGCCCACAGAAACATTTAGTACTAATATGAATTTTCTAGGTACCTCATGTACTTGTGGATCTtggatatttttttaatgtGATAACATTAAGTGTATGAGTAATTCATGTTTGATATATATGGATGTAAATTATGCCACCAGTTTGTCTTTATGTGATGAAGTGCCGAATTATACTTCTAGTGTCAGAAACTCTAAAGCAGTTCAAATAAGGTGTTGCTTATTTCAATGACATAAAAATATTGTCCCTTATCTAAATGGTGGCTCTAGCTAGTATGTATAATAATGCCATTTAGTTCTGATGTGGAAATGATAGTTGTGCATGGCTCAAATtggattaaaaaaatgaaagtgtATATTGAGTGCCGAGTTACTTGAGTAATATAATGCATAGTTTGGCTAGTATTTTAAAGGGAGTTTGGACATCCAAAGTGGTTCATGCAcataaaagtttttttttgttaatgatggatcgGCATGTTGGACCATACACCATTGTTGTAAAACCATCTAACTATATCCCCATTTCACAATTtttgacatttttttattttttcttggaAGTTTTTGAAATGATTAATATAAACATCTCGAATTGTGAGTGATCCTGCTTTTCATTTGGGGCATGTATTATCCAAGGTTCACATGAGGACAAATATAGAATTTTGAAATGTTACATTATCATGCTCTTGTGTTAACATAAAATATGTGTATGAAGGGAAGAAAATGATTTTAACTTAGAGGATTATTAATGACTTGATAAAGGTtttgaaagtgcatctagctCCCTAAGTGGGTTATGACAGAATAATGACAAAATGATTGAATAACTAAGTGGGTTCCGATGTGGATGGTGTGTTATATGGTAGCTTGCAGAATCTCCAGAAGTTATCCATTTTACGCAATCTTGTGGTGCATCAAAAGAAGTTTGTATCACCCCAATAATTGAGCAAGAAAACTCTAACTCAATCTTCGTAGACACTAGAGTGAGGATAGTGGCTTACTATGAAAACCAAATTTTTGTGTGCTCCTCAATGGATATGTAGGTTCCATGTGTGGGAATGAACTTTAGTAaataaatccttgtgtctcttaTACTTGATTCATTAGTTTAACTACTTGTTGCTTGTACTACCTCATTTCTAGTCTTTCGTCTTGATCTACCTTATGTGAAGGTTTGAGTTGTAAATAGTTGGTGAAGTAGGATGGAAACAACCATCCTATGCTTGCAAATTCATCAATCTATTTTTGGTTGAGGTTTGCATTGTCAAAGTATGAATTTGGTAAATTGTTCGAATATTCCGCAGATTTTTGCGGAATCCTTAATAAACCTTCGAAGTTTAGGTAGGTTACTAACGTAGCTGTTTTATGTTGTAATAATTTTAGCTTTTGACTATTCAGCACCTCTAGAGTCCAATCgacatcctagatcctttcaGATGAGTACAAATATCGACAAACAATGCTTGCTTGAATCATAAATTAGAAGCTACTCATAAAATAATTGTCTAGAGCAACCTTCAGGGTACTAGAAGCATCAACAAATTTCAGTCTAATAATGTGTAACACCCTAAATTTTCTAGGAAAATGGAGCCCATTGCCACCTTACTTGCATTTAGCGTTTTTTGGCCTCCTTCGCTGATTTTTCTAAAGGACAAATGTGACAAATTACCATTTGAGGGGAGCTATGCTACGTCATTAAAAACATGCACGACATATATGTAGTTTACATTATGCCAATCATAAATGTATGGTTGCAATCTGTATGCTAACCACATATGTTAAAAATTTAACATTTGAGACTCTCTTGAAGGTCCCTAATATATCGGAACTTTTAAACTATGCATCATGTCACATATAACTCAAAATCACAACATGAGGATTTGATATGTTTTTATTTGCTAGTGGAAATTATGACAATGTAAGTGGCAAAAATTTTATGTGACATGGTGAAATCCACAGTGCACAACTCTTATGATGTAGTATCTTTTCACTAATAAACCCCACAAAATGGATCAATTGCTTGTTTTAGATCCTCATTGCTCATGCCTGGATTAGGATCTTGAATAAACATCTATAAACATTAAGTTCATTCTCAGCATTTGGGGAATGGCTTGGCCTAAAGATGGCCAAACAGGTGGCCCAGCCTGGCCCAAGCACGGTTTGGCTCGGCCCATTTAGGCCCAACACGGTGCAGCCCGGATAATAACCGTGCCGACCCATGGGCTGAAGTAGCATCCCAAGCCTAGTACTAAGGGCTATTAGTCAGGTCAAGCTGGCCTGATGGCCCGTCGGGCCCATGAAGGCCCATCGTGCCCATTCTAGCCTAGttcaacttaaaaaaaatccttcatCCAATTAAATTTTGGAAGGCAAAAATTTTGAGATATTGTACATACAaacatatatacatgtatattCAGAGGTAATACACATACCAACACATATACAAATTACAACTAAACATGCTTGAACGTGCCTAAGTGTGCCTAAACGTGCCTCCATCATGCCCTAGCGGGCCGGCCATTAATCGTGCCAGGCCGGGTCGGCCCACGAGCTGATGCAGCAGCCCAAGCCCAGCACTAAGGATGGGCTAGGCCAACCTGGGCAAGGCTAAGATCGTGTCGGGTCGGGCTGGTACCGAGCCAAATTTTTGAGCTgtgggccagcccacgggccTCGTACCTTATGGCCATCTATAGCCTGGCCCTTGTAGATTTGGCGATCCATGTAAAGCCCGAAGGGCTTATTTGTAAATATTGAATCCATCAGGGCTTGGTGGGTAAATGATGCCCAATCCATCCTCTATATAAAGGACTCAAGGGGTCATGGGAGGAGACTTACATTGAGCACGTCTCACTTGCTATCTTATTTCGCCTTCCTGTTCTTCTCACACGCTCTCTCTGCATCTATTTGAACGAGGAAAATTCAAAAAACTCAGATCAAATATTCTCATATGTGACTccttaaaaggaaaaaaagagtgcACTAACTCTTGAGTTGTAAGGAAACGGACATGAATTTAAGAAATTTTCCAATAAATAGTGATATGAATGTTGCTGATAATAATACATATGCAGTTCATAAGTAATAAAACTAGCACAAAAGTAATTAAACATATTGTTAGCGAATGATGAAGTATGAAATGCAACAACACAACAATCCACAATGCATAGGCGCTATTAAAGAAAATTAACTACTTCAGATAATCAGATGTGataaaaaaatctttttttctaaataacATAGGGTCAAAAGTTCCAGTTACTTATTTTACTACACATAACCTATTTGGATAGAATATTACTCCTGAATAATGAACCAAAAGTACATCCTATTAGGGTAGAAGTGCACATTAAATAATTGTGATAGTCATTACCCTACTATTTAATGTAAATATGATgtaaaatatatataatattccAGCAGGTAATCCTAAGAGAGATAAAGTGTACAACAAGAATGTTTTAAAAATTGTTAATGTGTGATGATGCATAAAACTAACATAAATTCAGAAATTAACTAAATGATAATTATTTTGTATGTGTACAAGCTCATGTTGTTGGGAGATGGTCTAATACGCGTAGTTGATCATCACTATGTTTATCAAGTATGTCTAAGAAACGATAGAGATCTCATGTTAGTGATGTATTACTTTATACACATACAAATTTTTCATCAAACTATAAAATAGAGTTATTAACATCCTTATAGACCATAAAAGGCTTGGATCCATCACAAGTGTTCGAAAAAGTTACCTTCAACACAAATTTGTCACAATTTGAAACCTTAAGGTTGCCCTCAACTCAAAATCTTGCGATatcatgtacttgaagcattgtTGATGAAAATAAACTCTACACTTGACTACTAAAGTTCACTCCTAGTATCAGACAACATCCATGATAATGTGAGATCTATACGTATCAGATCTTTGTGTATTTGTACTACTTGGATCACAAGGTTGTCTATTAGAAAAGCTTACTTTAGAAAATGACACGTTTCATAAGGTGCATGATGATTTGCTAATATTTATATGATAAATAGGTAAAATATTTCATAAGGTACATAATGAGTTGCATGAAAGACTAAATTTATGCATGATCATACATAATTAGTTAGGCCGATCAGGTTTATAATTGTATCAGATAGAAATCATGCTAATGCATGTAAACCATTTTAGTCTTTAGATAATTCAACGCAATTATATCAGGGTGGATGTCATGTGCTATGGAAATGTTAAGTAATTATCTAATTCAATTGTGCCATGAGGATGCTATGTCAATTGTAATTTAGTTTGTATAGTAATATGCTTCATTGCATCAAAATTCAAACGGTATTCTATGTGACCATCAAACAGGATACTAGAAAGAAATTGAAATATGTAGGTGTTTGGTACCAATCTGGCATGGCATAGGAAAAATACATTACGGTATAGTCTGCTTCAAATTTGAAGAGAGGTATAAAAATATAACAACCTAGAAAACTGCATAAAAGGATTAAATCACTTACTTGGACTCCATTGGTACGGTTGGAAGTGCATGAAATAAGAGATGCGAGCAAGTATTGTGGCTGGGCTTATGAGTATCACGCTACAGCTAAATCTCCATACGGGAGTGATGTTTGGGGTTGCACCACTAGGTGGGGCAAGCTACAATGGATAGCGGAGGGATTCGATGAAGCCCTCGGGCTAGATGCCCACGGGCCTTGGGGTAGAGATATGCACTACAGGATGTATTACTTGATATGATCCATAGACTTCACGTGTGGCGAGGGTTCGGTGCCTACCGTGGATGCTGCAGGCGGTAGTTCTAGGATGCGAtctttctctctgtttttcctTCAAAAACTCTATTTTAGCTCCCTTCCTATAAGCTAATTTTCTCGAAGAGGAAAAATTAATTGAACACATCAATTATAGACAAAGGACGGCTTTTCACCTCCAAAAACTAGATTTTCCATTCCTCTCAACTTTTAAAATTGACCAATTTCACTCAGTTGGTTACCCAACGAGTCTGAGTGCgtctatttttctaaatttattctaGGATTAACGGTGCTATTATTTAAATGGTAGTCGATATGTTGTTAACGAAGAGGGCCtatggtgacttcgtcaatcttaaAATTTACCGATTCAATCTCTCGGAGGCGGTCATAAGAGTAGAGTAGAGTTGTATGTATGTATTCATAGGGGTGGGTATGCGCGTATGTATGTAAGTGTCTATATCTTTGAAAGCGTTTTAGCCTATGTGACGCCCGTCAGTCGGGGGTGGTGAACCAGATTGTGTTATAGTTGAGGGTCAGATTGACtatttctacaattttttttagaaaaatattttccaaatatttttaaaaaaagcttGCAAATATTTTCTAGTAATTTATACTAGCCACCATTCTACCTCTCCTCGCCGAGCTGCCACTCCTCCCTGACTATTTTTATCCCAAATGAGCGAGGTGTCTTGGTCTTTGACGAGGTTGGTCAAGGTCGATCTCGTCGGCGCTATCGCTGGAGAGGTTGATTCTAGCGGCTTAGCGGATGCCTCCTTGCGTCCATGGAAGAATTTTGATGTGGGAGGAGTGGCGTAATGGTGTGCCTGCTAGAATCGATCTCTCTACCGACCGGCATCGACAAGATCGACCTCAACCTCCTC is a genomic window containing:
- the LOC117837662 gene encoding subtilisin-like protease SBT1.6; the encoded protein is MPRTLAAGPRTLLLLLYEAHVDGHRSAKRRNRPQHPTTPQLTPRAPHYCRFHYCRFHRSSSASPRTVPSLSVSLAHSLMAAPRCPFPFLLLLLLLAMLALSAPALPRADAGGGEARKTYIFRVDHRAKPSVFPTHAHWYASAAFASSGAGAAPLEPLHVYGTVFNGFSASVPASRAEELRRHPAVLAAFEDRVRPLHTTRSPQFMGLRARLGLWSLADYGSDVVVGVLDTGVWPERRSLSDRNLPPVPARWRGGCDAGPGFPKSSCNRKLVGARFFSQGHGAHYGAAAVASNGSVEFMSPRDADGHGTHTATTAAGSVAYEASMQGYAPGVAKGVAPKARVAAYKVCWKGAGCMDSDILAGFDRAVADGVDVISVSIGGGGGVTAPFYLDPIAIGAYGAVSRGVFVATSAGNEGPTSMSVTNVAPWLATVGAGTIDRNFPAEIVLGDGRRLSGVSLYSGKPLTNSSLPLYYPGRTGGLSASMCMENSIDPSLVKGKIVVCDRGSSPRVAKGMVVKEAGGAAMVLTNGEANGEGLVGDAHVLPACAVGEKEGDALKAYAANASNPSATISFGGTVVGVKPAPVVASFSARGPNGLVPEILKPDFIAPGVNILAAWTGATGPTGLEGDTRRTEFNILSGTSMACPHASGAAALLRSAHPGWSPAAIRSALMTTAVVNDNRGGPVGDEAEPGRAATPFDYGAGHITLGKALDPGLVYDAGEEDYVAFMCSIGYEPNAIEVVTHKPVSCPPSTGNAASGSDLNYPSISVVLRGGNQSRTVTRTATNVGAQASATYTARVQMAAGSGVSVSAKPEKLVFSPGVKKQSFTVTVTAPSAPGTAAPVYGYLVWSDGGGHDVRSPIVVTWLQPI